From the genome of Bacteroidia bacterium:
AGTCATCTGGAATTTCATTACTGAGAATAATGTATCCGTTAATTATTTTTATTTCATTTATCAGTATTGGTGCTTTATTATTTTCGAATTATGTATTGCCTGTTGCTAATTTAAAGTTTTACTCATTGTTATATGATGTAAGAAATATTAGACCCGAAATAAATATTAAACCCGGTATCTTTTATAATGGCATTGATGATTACAGTATTAGAGTTCAAAGTAAAGATAAAAAAACAAATATCTTATATGGTGTAATGATTTATGATCAGACAAACCGACAGGGTAATACCACGGTTATTGTTGCCGATTCGGGTAAAATTTTAATGACTGAAGATAAAAGATATTTGTTACTTACCTTATATAATGGTGAGAAGTATGAGGAATTAAGAGAAGATAATCAGTCGAATTGGAGACTAACACATCCTCATCAGAAAGATAAATTTTCTGAAGAAGATATAACAATAGAATTAAAGGGTTTTGGGTTTAACAGAACAGATGAAAGTCAGTTTACCGATAATTATAAAATGCTTAATATAAAACAACTTCAGCATGTTGAAGATTCATTGCAGAAATCTTATAACCAAAGAGATTCGTCTTATAAAGCAGCAGTTGTAACCGTTGCCTTTTTAAAGAAAATTGCCTTAGATACATTGGCTAGTAAACGTGCTACAATAGATACTTTTATTCATCCCGATTCTTTATATAAATTACATTCAAATTACGAAAAAAGCCAGATGCTTGAGAGTGCATTAACAATAGCAAGGAGTCAGTCCGGCTATTTAAAAATGTCTGTTGATGAGCTTGAAGCTCGTGAAAATTTTATTGTTAAACATAAAGTCGAATTTCATTTAAAATTTACTTTAGCATTTGCATGTTTGATTTTATTCTTTATAGGTGCACCATTAGGGGCAATAATTAGAAAAGGTGGATTAGGTATGCCTGTTGTTGTTTCGGTATTGTTATTTATACTTTATTATATAATATCATTGGTTGGTGAAAAATTTGCAAAAGAATTAATTCTACCTGCCTGGGCTGGAGTATGGCTGTCATCAGCAGTTCTATTTCCATTAGGATTATTTTTAACTTATAAAGCAGCTTCTGATTCTGTTATATTTAATATTGATTTATATCTTGAACCAATTAAAAAATTATTTGACAGAATATTGAAAAGAAAAGTAAGGAGTTGATTGGTTTTATTATTTGTAAACCTATCAGCAATTCAACGGATTTAAAAAAATGAGAATACTTCAATTACACAATAAAGTGCCATACCCTCCAAAGGATGGCGGATCAATAGGAGTTTGGAACTATACAGAAGAGTTTGCTAAGCAAGGACATGATGTTACTCTTTTATTAATGAATACTACAAAGCATTATTGTGTTATTGAAGATATTCCTCAAAAGATAACAGATGCAATAAGATTTATAACTGTTGATGTTGATACACCTATTACAGGTACTGGTGCTTTAAGTAATTTGCTGTTTTCAAAAAAACCATATAATGCACAAAGATTTATTCTCAAATCATATAAGGATAAATTACAGGAACTACTGTCAAACGAAAAATTTGATATAATACAGTTAGAGGGGTTATATTTATGTCCTTATATACCTATTATTAGAAAGTTTTCAAATGCATTAATTTCATTCAAAGCACATAATGTAGAACATGAAATATGGAATCGTGTTTTAGCAAATGAGCCATCTTCAATTAAAAAGAATTATTTAAGAATTCTTTCTAAGCGAATAATGAGAATGGAAATAGATGTTATGAATAAATATGATGTATTGGTAACATTCACTGAACGCGATGCTCGTTTGTTTAATACAATTGGGAATAAAAAACCATATCTCGTTTCGCCAATAGGCATAGACACTTCACATTTAATTCCTGAAAGAAAAAATATAAACTATCCTTCAATATTTTATATAGGAGCACTTGACTGGGCCCCAAATCAGGAAGGATTGATGTGGTTTGTTAGAAAGGTTTGGAGTAATTTGCATAATAAATTTCCTGATTTGAAACTTGAAGTTGCAGGAAGAAATGCACCAGACTGGATAGTAAAATCTTTAGATGATCCAAGCATTGTATTTCATGGCGAAATTGATGATGCTTATAAGTTTATTAATAATCATGCTATAATGATTGTTCCATTGCTTTCAGGGAGTGGAATGAGAATAAAGATAGTGGAAGGAATGGCTTTGGGCAAAACAATTGTAACAACATCTATTGGTAATGAGGGAATTGATACAACTCATAATGTTGATATCCTTATTGCTGATACTGCCGATCAATTTCAAAAGCAAATCGAACGTGCATTAACAGATAGACAATTTTTTGATTCTGTTGGAATAAACGCAATTAAATATGTAAAACAAAATTTTGATATACATAACATAACAAAGTCATTAATAGGTTTTTGGTCAAAAAGAATTCACTAACAAATGTTAGGTGTTTTGTAAATCATTTAAATTAATTTTGAAAAAAAAATAAGGATGTCAGAAACAGAAGAAATAAGGTTAAATACCATAGAAGAAGCAATAGAAGATATTCGTGCCGGAAAAATGATTATTGTTGTGGATGATGAGGATAGAGAAAACGAGGGTGATTTTGTTGTTGCAGCAGAACTTGTTACTCCTACTATAGTTAATTATATGGCTAAATATGGAAGAGGTTTGATTTGTTGTGCTATACCTGAGAGCCGTTGTGATGAGCTTGAACTTCAAATGATGGTAGGAAGAAATACTTCATTTCATGAAACAGCATTTACAGTTTCTGTTGATCTTATTGGCAATGGTTGCACAACCGGGATTTCAGCAAGTGACAGAGCAAAAACCATTAACGCACTAGTGAATACTGAAACAAAAGCTGAAGATTTGGGTAGACCAGGACATATTTTTCCTCTAAAATCTAAAGAAAGGGGAGTTTTACGCAGAGCCGGACATACTGAAGCTGTTGTTGATTTAACTGTTTTAGCTGGATTAAAACCTGGTGGTGCTTTGGTTGAGATTATGAATGATGATGGATCAATGGCCCGACTTCCTGAATTATATGAAATAAGTAAGAAGTTTGGTTTTAAAATTATTTCTATTGAAGATCTTATAAAATATCGCCTTCAACGAGAGAGTTTAATTAAAAAAGGTGCTACAGTAAAGTTGCCAACAAAAAACGGCGATTTTGAACTTGTGCCTTTCATACAAATTTCAAATGGTTTAGAACATATTGCACTAATAAAAGGTGAATTTAAAAAAGATGAACCTGTTTTAGTTAGAGTTCACTCGTCATGTGTTACAGGTGATATTTTTGGCTCATTAAGGTGCGATTGTGGTTCACAATTAGATGAGGCAATGAAAATGATAGAGAAAGAAGGTAAGGGAGTAGTTGTATATTTAAATCAGGAGGGAAGGGGTATTGGTTTATTTAATAAAATTGAAGCTTATAAATTGCAGGAAAATGGGAGAGATACAGTTGAAGCAAATATTGAGCTTGGATTTAGAGCCGACGAGAGAGATTATGGTGTTGGTGCTCAGATTTTACGTGACTTAGGAGTTTGTAAAATTCGTTTAATAACAAATAATCCTGTTAAAAGAGCTGGTTTAGAAGGGTATGGTTTAAAAATTGTTGAAAATGTTCCTCTGCATATTCCTTCAAATCCTTTTAATGAAAAGTATTTAGATACAAAACGTAAAAAAATGGGACATTTTTGATTTCCATAAACTATAACAAATAAAAAAAGCTGCCTTAATTAAGGCAGCTTTTTTTATTTGATAATAATGTCACGTCCTGACATCTTATTATTTTATTCCCAATTTTGTTTTAACTAAAGGTAAAACATCGTCAGAATCTTTTGGCCAGTATAGAAGTGAACCAGTTCCTGTGTCGAAAACGTATGTGTATCCGTTATCTTTTGAAACTTCTTCTATTGCTTTTTTAGCTTTTTCAATTATTGGTTGAAG
Proteins encoded in this window:
- a CDS encoding LptF/LptG family permease encodes the protein MKRLHIYMIKTYMGPFLMTFFISVFLLLMQFLWKYIDEFVGKGIETSVMTQLLMYASVNFIPMALPLAILLSSIMTFGSIGEHYELVALKSSGISLLRIMYPLIIFISFISIGALLFSNYVLPVANLKFYSLLYDVRNIRPEINIKPGIFYNGIDDYSIRVQSKDKKTNILYGVMIYDQTNRQGNTTVIVADSGKILMTEDKRYLLLTLYNGEKYEELREDNQSNWRLTHPHQKDKFSEEDITIELKGFGFNRTDESQFTDNYKMLNIKQLQHVEDSLQKSYNQRDSSYKAAVVTVAFLKKIALDTLASKRATIDTFIHPDSLYKLHSNYEKSQMLESALTIARSQSGYLKMSVDELEARENFIVKHKVEFHLKFTLAFACLILFFIGAPLGAIIRKGGLGMPVVVSVLLFILYYIISLVGEKFAKELILPAWAGVWLSSAVLFPLGLFLTYKAASDSVIFNIDLYLEPIKKLFDRILKRKVRS
- a CDS encoding glycosyltransferase family 4 protein, giving the protein MRILQLHNKVPYPPKDGGSIGVWNYTEEFAKQGHDVTLLLMNTTKHYCVIEDIPQKITDAIRFITVDVDTPITGTGALSNLLFSKKPYNAQRFILKSYKDKLQELLSNEKFDIIQLEGLYLCPYIPIIRKFSNALISFKAHNVEHEIWNRVLANEPSSIKKNYLRILSKRIMRMEIDVMNKYDVLVTFTERDARLFNTIGNKKPYLVSPIGIDTSHLIPERKNINYPSIFYIGALDWAPNQEGLMWFVRKVWSNLHNKFPDLKLEVAGRNAPDWIVKSLDDPSIVFHGEIDDAYKFINNHAIMIVPLLSGSGMRIKIVEGMALGKTIVTTSIGNEGIDTTHNVDILIADTADQFQKQIERALTDRQFFDSVGINAIKYVKQNFDIHNITKSLIGFWSKRIH
- a CDS encoding bifunctional 3,4-dihydroxy-2-butanone-4-phosphate synthase/GTP cyclohydrolase II; its protein translation is MSETEEIRLNTIEEAIEDIRAGKMIIVVDDEDRENEGDFVVAAELVTPTIVNYMAKYGRGLICCAIPESRCDELELQMMVGRNTSFHETAFTVSVDLIGNGCTTGISASDRAKTINALVNTETKAEDLGRPGHIFPLKSKERGVLRRAGHTEAVVDLTVLAGLKPGGALVEIMNDDGSMARLPELYEISKKFGFKIISIEDLIKYRLQRESLIKKGATVKLPTKNGDFELVPFIQISNGLEHIALIKGEFKKDEPVLVRVHSSCVTGDIFGSLRCDCGSQLDEAMKMIEKEGKGVVVYLNQEGRGIGLFNKIEAYKLQENGRDTVEANIELGFRADERDYGVGAQILRDLGVCKIRLITNNPVKRAGLEGYGLKIVENVPLHIPSNPFNEKYLDTKRKKMGHF